In a single window of the Planctomycetia bacterium genome:
- a CDS encoding glycerate kinase translates to MRVVVAPDKFKGVLTARQAVDAIARGIRAARPHVEINLIPMADGGEGTLDVLLDADGGQRRQAAAHGPLGEPVDVTVGLIRHASTAVIELAKVAGLDLVPDAKRDPLVTTTYGVGELIRAAAQSGVEEIILAVGGSATVDGGAGLMQGLGLSLIDQSGTPLPTGVGGGALSAIRRVVWNDPPDALDGIQFTIAVDVLNPACGPSGAARVFGPQKGASPKDVETLEQGMTHWADLLEQSTGRLIRDEPGTGAAGGVALPLLAYFNTQIVPGVDLTSSATALADFISDADLVITGEGRLDRQSLMGKVVGSVGRMCRGADVPCVAIVGIKGEGAEDCLAVLDRIATLDAPMNETASRLEEVAAQIADEFL, encoded by the coding sequence ATGCGCGTCGTCGTGGCCCCCGATAAGTTCAAAGGCGTGCTCACGGCACGGCAGGCGGTCGATGCGATTGCCCGGGGCATCCGCGCGGCTCGCCCCCACGTCGAGATCAATCTCATCCCCATGGCCGACGGCGGTGAGGGCACGCTGGACGTGCTCCTCGATGCCGACGGCGGCCAGCGCCGGCAGGCCGCAGCCCACGGGCCGCTCGGTGAACCGGTCGATGTGACCGTCGGGCTGATTCGTCACGCGTCGACCGCGGTCATCGAGCTGGCCAAAGTCGCCGGGCTGGACCTCGTGCCCGATGCGAAGCGCGACCCGCTTGTCACGACGACCTATGGCGTCGGCGAATTGATTCGCGCAGCAGCGCAAAGCGGCGTCGAGGAGATCATCCTCGCCGTCGGCGGCAGCGCGACGGTCGACGGCGGCGCGGGCTTGATGCAGGGGCTGGGCCTCTCTCTGATCGATCAATCTGGCACGCCCTTGCCGACCGGTGTGGGCGGCGGCGCGCTCTCCGCGATACGCCGCGTCGTATGGAACGATCCGCCCGACGCGCTGGACGGCATCCAGTTCACCATCGCCGTGGATGTTCTCAACCCGGCATGCGGCCCCAGCGGCGCCGCGCGTGTCTTCGGTCCCCAAAAGGGAGCGTCACCCAAGGACGTCGAGACTTTGGAACAAGGCATGACGCACTGGGCCGATCTGCTGGAGCAATCGACCGGGCGACTAATCCGCGATGAGCCGGGGACCGGTGCTGCCGGCGGTGTGGCACTTCCTCTGCTGGCCTATTTCAACACGCAGATCGTGCCCGGCGTGGACCTGACCAGTTCGGCAACAGCCCTGGCGGACTTCATCAGCGATGCCGACCTTGTGATCACCGGCGAGGGCCGGCTCGATCGGCAATCCCTCATGGGTAAGGTGGTCGGCAGCGTCGGACGCATGTGCCGCGGCGCCGATGTCCCATGCGTGGCGATTGTCGGCATCAAAGGCGAGGGAGCGGAAGATTGTCTGGCCGTCCTGGATCGGATCGCGACGCTCGACGCCCCGATGAACGAGACGGCATCGCGGCTTGAAGAAGTCGCCGCTCAAATCGCCGACGAGTTTCTCTGA
- a CDS encoding ABC transporter ATP-binding protein: MAAIVEIEDLHKHYRLGDEIIPALRGINLSVAHGAFVAIMGASGSGKTTLMHLIGGLDLPDRGRILVEGRNVHALSDEERTLFRRRRLGIVFQAFNLMPTLTALENIMLPLLVDSVSQSEARSRADEMISLVRLSHRTRHRPAMLSGGEQQRAAIARALMNRPAVLLADEPTGNLDPSSAAAIWQIFRDLTADGATTVIMVTHEAEAAAHADLVHVIKDGQITGTIEPKGCGDANLVATRYASLAN, encoded by the coding sequence ATGGCCGCCATCGTAGAGATTGAAGACTTGCATAAGCATTACCGGCTCGGTGACGAGATCATTCCCGCGCTGCGCGGTATCAACCTCTCCGTCGCTCACGGGGCCTTTGTCGCCATCATGGGCGCGAGCGGATCGGGCAAGACCACCCTCATGCACCTGATCGGCGGGCTGGACCTGCCGGATCGGGGGCGGATTCTCGTCGAAGGCAGAAACGTCCACGCCCTGTCCGACGAAGAGCGAACGCTTTTTCGACGTCGCCGGCTGGGCATTGTTTTCCAGGCATTTAATTTGATGCCGACGCTGACCGCTCTGGAAAACATCATGCTGCCCCTGCTCGTGGACTCGGTGTCTCAATCCGAGGCAAGGAGCCGGGCCGACGAGATGATCTCGCTCGTTCGTCTTTCCCATCGCACGCGGCACCGGCCGGCGATGCTTTCCGGTGGCGAGCAGCAGCGCGCCGCGATTGCCCGTGCGCTGATGAACCGACCCGCCGTTCTACTTGCCGATGAGCCGACCGGCAATCTCGATCCATCGTCTGCGGCCGCCATCTGGCAGATCTTTCGCGATCTGACCGCCGACGGCGCGACGACAGTCATCATGGTCACCCACGAGGCCGAGGCCGCCGCCCACGCCGACCTTGTTCACGTCATCAAGGATGGTCAGATCACCGGCACCATCGAACCGAAAGGATGCGGCGATGCCAATCTGGTGGCAACTCGCTACGCGAGCCTGGCGAACTAG
- a CDS encoding metallophosphoesterase produces the protein MRIIVTSDLHYNVARSKAPTQAIAREICKRGGDCLLFVGDLAGADLAILDEVLALFEPFRGIKMAVAGNHELWTFGGGDSLDRYENEVAGAFARNGVHYLDAAPLQVGHVAFAGNVGWYDFSFRPSSMRIPLRFYRHKVAPGAAAYFEKHRHLLERDDDVPAASREVTSRWMDGERVRLPISDVEFTQRSANRLREHLEAVEQKAERIVVAVHHLPFAELVPPTILPNWAFAGAFLGSDLLGETILDFPKASHVFCGHSHRARECRRGALVCKSIGSTYREKQYDVLDV, from the coding sequence ATGCGAATCATCGTCACCTCCGACTTGCATTACAACGTGGCGCGAAGCAAAGCCCCGACGCAGGCCATTGCCCGGGAGATTTGCAAGAGGGGCGGCGATTGCCTGCTCTTCGTCGGCGACCTCGCGGGCGCCGACTTGGCGATTCTAGACGAGGTGCTCGCGCTTTTCGAGCCGTTTCGCGGCATCAAGATGGCAGTGGCGGGAAATCACGAGCTTTGGACCTTCGGCGGGGGCGATTCGCTGGATCGCTACGAAAATGAGGTGGCCGGCGCTTTTGCTCGAAACGGCGTCCACTATCTCGACGCCGCACCACTTCAGGTCGGACATGTCGCCTTCGCGGGCAACGTCGGCTGGTACGATTTTTCGTTTCGCCCCTCATCCATGCGAATCCCGCTTCGATTCTACCGGCACAAAGTCGCGCCCGGCGCGGCCGCGTATTTTGAGAAGCATCGACACCTGCTGGAGCGAGACGACGACGTACCCGCTGCCTCGCGCGAGGTGACCAGTCGATGGATGGACGGCGAGCGCGTCCGGCTGCCGATCAGCGACGTCGAATTTACACAGCGATCGGCCAACCGGTTGCGAGAACATTTGGAGGCTGTGGAGCAAAAGGCCGAGCGGATTGTCGTCGCGGTCCATCATCTTCCGTTCGCTGAGCTTGTCCCGCCGACCATTCTCCCCAATTGGGCCTTCGCCGGAGCCTTCCTCGGCAGCGACCTGCTCGGAGAGACGATTCTCGATTTTCCGAAAGCATCGCACGTTTTCTGCGGTCATTCTCATAGGGCCCGCGAATGTCGCAGGGGCGCACTGGTCTGCAAGAGCATCGGTTCGACCTATCGGGAAAAGCAGTATGATGTCCTGGATGTTTGA
- a CDS encoding trypsin-like peptidase domain-containing protein produces MFEQRMIRSVWIAAIGAVLISSFAPAVKADAPQAERMTPTVRVFREASPAVVNLSTTTVVTVRRPMGIDSIFDDIFDFPVAPPRRYKATSVGSGFVIHSAGYIVTNAHVIDRAAECKVTFADSTELPAEEVARSTENDLAVLKVDANKPLPFLKLGRSDDLMPGESVVAIGNPLGFQHTVTTGIISALNRELTFGPGLVYSGLIQIDASINPGNSGGPLLNVVGDLIGINSAIRGDAQNIGFAIPVDRLHDLLPSMLDIQRIRRVDFGVHFDSAEPKGDVRGVLVKSIEPASPADRAGLRPGDTVTAIEGHATPSFMEAFSVLNSVPIGTRVRFDVSASGRPQRRIEIPLAKLADYDCASTLEKHFGIRVRELSRDDLKRMDLPRPIGLIIEAVAPGTDAARTGLMQGDIITAFGRWPVSSFSALGHLVKQVDPRDRIPFQILRIQSDGFIRSEVVLQAN; encoded by the coding sequence ATGTTTGAGCAAAGAATGATCCGGTCGGTATGGATCGCGGCGATCGGCGCGGTCCTGATCAGCTCGTTTGCGCCCGCCGTGAAGGCGGACGCGCCGCAGGCGGAGCGGATGACGCCCACGGTCCGGGTGTTTCGCGAGGCGAGCCCGGCGGTGGTGAACCTGTCCACGACGACCGTTGTCACCGTCCGACGGCCGATGGGGATCGACAGCATCTTCGACGATATTTTCGACTTTCCGGTCGCACCACCGCGCCGATACAAGGCCACCAGCGTCGGCTCCGGCTTCGTCATTCACAGCGCCGGTTACATCGTGACCAATGCCCACGTCATCGATCGGGCCGCGGAGTGCAAGGTCACCTTCGCCGATTCGACCGAATTGCCGGCCGAGGAAGTCGCCCGAAGCACGGAGAATGACCTCGCGGTTCTCAAGGTCGATGCGAACAAGCCCCTGCCCTTCTTGAAGCTGGGCCGAAGCGACGACCTGATGCCGGGCGAGTCGGTTGTGGCGATCGGCAATCCGCTGGGGTTTCAACACACCGTCACGACCGGCATCATCAGCGCTCTGAACCGCGAACTGACATTCGGACCGGGCCTCGTCTATTCAGGGCTGATTCAGATCGACGCCTCGATCAATCCGGGAAACTCCGGCGGGCCGCTGCTCAACGTGGTGGGTGACCTGATTGGAATCAACTCGGCCATCCGCGGCGACGCACAAAACATCGGCTTCGCGATTCCGGTGGATCGGCTGCATGACCTGCTGCCGTCGATGCTCGACATCCAGCGCATCCGCAGAGTGGACTTCGGCGTCCACTTCGACAGCGCCGAGCCGAAGGGCGACGTCCGCGGCGTATTGGTGAAGTCGATCGAGCCTGCGTCGCCGGCCGATCGCGCCGGACTGCGGCCGGGCGACACGGTGACCGCGATTGAAGGCCATGCCACGCCGAGCTTCATGGAGGCGTTCAGCGTCCTCAACAGCGTACCGATCGGCACGCGCGTGCGATTTGATGTCAGCGCCTCCGGCCGTCCGCAGCGACGAATCGAAATCCCTCTCGCCAAGCTGGCGGACTATGACTGCGCCTCGACCCTGGAGAAGCACTTCGGCATTCGCGTCCGCGAGCTTTCGCGGGACGACCTTAAGCGCATGGACCTGCCCAGACCGATCGGCTTAATCATCGAGGCCGTCGCGCCGGGCACCGACGCCGCACGAACGGGCCTGATGCAGGGCGACATCATCACCGCATTCGGTCGCTGGCCGGTCAGTTCGTTTTCGGCGCTGGGGCACCTGGTCAAGCAGGTCGATCCGCGCGATCGAATTCCATTCCAGATTCTTCGCATTCAAAGCGACGGATTCATTCGCTCCGAAGTCGTCCTGCAGGCGAATTGA